Part of the Halopenitus persicus genome is shown below.
CGGCGCTCCACGTCCGGGAACGCGCCCCGAACGCGGTCGAGGACGTCGCCGGCGTTCGGGCCGATCGCGTCGCCGGTCGAGTTCACATCCGCGTCCGCAGTCTCCGCGAGCAGGTCGGCCGCGGGCCCGAGCCGCGTCAGGTCGGTCCGGTCGGGATACACCGAGAGGACCGCCTCGGGGTCGTAGCCGACGAACGAGTACCGCGCGTGGCGGTCGGCGTCGGCGCCGGGCGCGAAGGCCCCGTCAGGGTCGCTCGAGGCGACCTTCTCGGCCGACTCCAGCAGGAAGCCGTGGTCGCTCCGGTCGGTCAACGCGGCGTAGGCGGTCAGCGGCGAGACGTCGACGTCGAGCTCGACCGCGATCCGGACCACGGCCGGGCCGTCGGCATCGGCGACGTGGTCGACGAACGCCTCCCGGGACAGCGACGGATCGAGGTCCACGAGCGGATCGGCGATCCGATCGGCGGGTTCCGAACGAGACGTCACGCGAGCGTCACCTCCCGGCCGGCGTTGCGGACGAACCGGGCGAGCGCGTTGTGGTCCTTTCGACCGCCGGTCAGCTCCACGCCGGAGGCGACGTCGACCGCGTACGGGTCGGCGGTCTCGACGGCCTCGGCCACGTTCTCCGGGGTGAGCCCGCCCGCGAGCACGACCGGCGACGCGAGCCGGGCGGCCAGCCGGCCCGTCGACTCCCAATCGTGGGTCCGTCCGGTTCCGCCCGCGCCCTCCTCTGTCGTCGAGTCGACCACGAGCGCGTCGACCGCCTCGTCTGCCCGCTGGGCACGGGCGTGATCGTCGGCGTCCACGGTGAGCAGGACCTTCACGCCCGTCTCGGCGCGGACGTAGCCGATCTCCTCGGCGGTCCACTCGCCGTGGAGCTGCAGCGCGTCGGGACCGACGGTCCGGACGAGCTCGACCGCCCGCTCCGGCGAGTCCGGCATCGTCACGAGCGTGGCAGTCACGAACGGCGGCACGCCGGCCAGCAGGTCCGCCGCGGTCGCCGGGTCGACCTCTCGAGGCGTCTCGACCGGGACCTCGGTGATGATCCCGATCGCGTCCGCGCCGGCTTCGATCGCCGCGCGGACGTCGGCGCCGCGCGTGAGCCCGCAGACCTTCGCGCGAGCCATCAGTCGTCCGCCTCGGCCCCGACGTCCGCGTCCCCGTGCGCCGACTCGGCCGTGTCGCCGCACAGCGCGTCGAGCTTCTCGGCGGCGGCGCCGGAGTCGATGGCCTCGGCGGCGGCGTCGACGCCCGCCTCGAGCGAGTCGGCCAGCCCCGCGACGTAGACGGCCGCGCCGGCGTTCGCGAGGATCAGGTCACGCTTCGGCCCGGTCACGTCGCCCGTGACGATCCCGCGGAGGTCGGCGGCGTTCTCCTCGGGGCCGCCGCCTGCGACGTCCCCGATCGGCGCGCGTTCGAGCCCGAGGTCGGCAGGTTCGATCGTGTACTCGGTGACGTCCTCGCCCTCGACCTCCGCGACGACCGTCTCGTCGTGGAGCGCGATCTCGTCCATTCCGGAGCCGTGGACGACCAGCGCGTGCTCGACGGGCATGTGCGCGAGCGACCGGGCGATCTGCGGGACGAGGTCGGCGTCGTAGACGCCGAGGACCTGTCCCTCCGCTCCGGCCGGATTGGTGAGCGGGCCGAGCACGTTGAAGACCGTCCGCACGCCGAGCTCCTTGCGCGGCCCGATCACGGCCTTCATCGCGGGGTGGAACACCGGCGCGAGCATGAAGCCGATCCCGTCCTCGTCGATCGCGGCCTCGACGGCCGGCGGCTCGGCCTCGACGTCGACGCCCGCCACCTCGAGCACGTCGGCGCTCCCCGAGGTGGAGGAGACCGAGTAGTTGCCGTGTTTGGCCACGGCGGCTCCGGCTCCCGCCGCGACGATGGCGGCGGTGGTGGAGACGTTGATCGTGTCGTAGTCGTCGCCGCCGGTGCCGCAGGTGTCGACGAGGTACTCGCGGTTCGGCTCGATCGTCCGGGCCGCGTCGCGCATTCCCGTCGCGAACCCCGCGATCTCCGCCTCCGTCTCGCCCTTCGCCCGAAGCGCCGCCAGCAGCGCCCCGATCTGGGCCTCCGTGGCCTCCTCGAAGACGATCCGGGCCGCCTCCCGAGCCTCCTCGACGCTCAGATCCTCGCCCGCCGTCACGCGCTCGATGATGGTTGTGATGTTCATTGTGGGCACCGATGTATAGGTTCGTCTTGTAGTGTACATATTTGTACATCGCCTTAAGCGTATCGTCGGCGGGACGAACTGCCGGATGAAGACGTCAGTCGATGCCAAGCGGCGGGACGAAAATACGATGGTCGACGGGGGAGAGGAAATACGATGGTCGACGGGGGAGAGGAAATACGATGGTCGACGGAAAAATGGAGTATGCGGTCGACGACTCACATATCCCGCGACTGCCCGATGTGCCACAGGTCGCCGCCGCAGTCGTCACAGGTCGGGGTCTCGGGATCGACCGTTCGAGCGAGACAGTCGAAACATTCGTACACCGATCCGGTCTCTGTGTTGGTTTCTGGGCGCATATTTCAAATATAACGTCGCAGATATATAACTCGATCCCTGAAAGACCGTATATCGATCAGAGGCGGTGATGTCCGACGATCCCACTGGACATCACGTTTCTCACCATTCGCGGCGACGATCCACGCGACGGAGCTGGCTCGATCCGGTCGGTTCCCGGGTACCCTTAAAAACCACCTCGGGACCACCCCACTGGTCCCGAGAAACTCCCCGAGGGGACGTCACGGATCCCGATAAACGACGTCGCCATCGACGACCGTCAGGTCAACGTCGATGTCGCGGATCGACTCGGGACGGTCCCACGGCGAGTCGGCAAGCGCGACGAGGTCGGCCCGCTTCCCGACCTCGATCGTCCCCAGTCGGTCCTCGTCGAAGCCCGCGACCGCGCCGCCGGAGGTGTACGCGCGCAGCGCCTCGGTGACGGACAGCCGCTGGGCCGCGGCCGGGGCGTTGACCGCCCAATGAAGGCCGACGAGGGGATCCATCGGCATCCCGTCCGATCCGAACGCGAGCCGAGCGCCGGCGTCGAGGAGGTCTCGATAGCGGTTCGTTTCGGAGGTCCGATCGCCGATCCGTCGTTCATACAGCCCTCCGTCGCCGGCCCACTTGAGGAAGTTCGGCTGTACCGACGCGATCACGTTGTCGTCCGCGATCCGGTCGATCGCCTCGTCACTGGCGAGCTCGACGTGCTCGATCCGGTGGCGCTCGTCCCCGTCGGTCGCGTCGGCGATCTCGTAGGCGTCGAGCACGGCGTCGACCGCCTCGTCGCCGATCGCGTGTGCCGTGAACTGATAGCCCGCCCCCGTCGCGTCGGCGACCAGCTCGGCCAGGTCGTCGGGGTCGACGACCCACTGGCCGGTCTCGCCCGGCGCGTCGTCGTACGGAGTCGAGAGCTTCGCGGTTCGGCCGCCGAGGCTGCCGTCGGTGAACGATTTGATCGCACCGACCTGCACGAACTCGTCGCCGGCGTTCGTCGGGAGTCCCGCCTCGACGAGCGCCTCGAGGTGATCGCTCCAGTAGTTGATCCGGACGCGCGTGGGCAACTCGGTCGCCGCCGCCAGCTCGCGGTAAACGCGGGGGGCGTGCGATCGTCGAACCATATCGTGGACCGTCGTGATCCCGCGTTCGGCGGCGGCGTTCAGAGCCGATTCGACCAGCTCGCGCGTCTCATCCAGCCCGGGCTCGATGGCGTCGTTGATCGGGTCGACGCCCTCCTCGACGAGGACGCCGGTCGGTTCGCCGTCGGTGGTTCGGATGCAGTCGTCGGGGATCGCCGCCGCGAACCGGTCGAGTGCGGCCGAGTTCACCGAGACGACGTGCATGTCCTCCCGGAAGGCGACCACCGGACGATCGTCGGCGACCGGATCGAGGTCCCCGCGGGTGAGATACCGGGCGGGCTCCCACGTCGACTCGTCGTAGCCGTAGCCGATGACCCACTCGGTACCGTCGGCGTTCCCGGTGGCCGCAGCGCCGTCCGGTTCGGTCTCGAACGCCCGTTCCCGCAGCGCGTCAACGGCCTCCTCCGGGCTCGT
Proteins encoded:
- the trpD gene encoding anthranilate phosphoribosyltransferase, whose amino-acid sequence is MNITTIIERVTAGEDLSVEEAREAARIVFEEATEAQIGALLAALRAKGETEAEIAGFATGMRDAARTIEPNREYLVDTCGTGGDDYDTINVSTTAAIVAAGAGAAVAKHGNYSVSSTSGSADVLEVAGVDVEAEPPAVEAAIDEDGIGFMLAPVFHPAMKAVIGPRKELGVRTVFNVLGPLTNPAGAEGQVLGVYDADLVPQIARSLAHMPVEHALVVHGSGMDEIALHDETVVAEVEGEDVTEYTIEPADLGLERAPIGDVAGGGPEENAADLRGIVTGDVTGPKRDLILANAGAAVYVAGLADSLEAGVDAAAEAIDSGAAAEKLDALCGDTAESAHGDADVGAEADD
- a CDS encoding rubrerythrin-like domain-containing protein, whose translation is MRPETNTETGSVYECFDCLARTVDPETPTCDDCGGDLWHIGQSRDM
- a CDS encoding phosphoribosylanthranilate isomerase produces the protein MARAKVCGLTRGADVRAAIEAGADAIGIITEVPVETPREVDPATAADLLAGVPPFVTATLVTMPDSPERAVELVRTVGPDALQLHGEWTAEEIGYVRAETGVKVLLTVDADDHARAQRADEAVDALVVDSTTEEGAGGTGRTHDWESTGRLAARLASPVVLAGGLTPENVAEAVETADPYAVDVASGVELTGGRKDHNALARFVRNAGREVTLA
- a CDS encoding amidohydrolase, with protein sequence MTDAADLVLLDGEIHTLTDPDETYEALAARDGGIVRLGSSYDVEFLVGTDTTVIDLDGRVLLPGFVDAHTHVTVAGRKLVHADLSTATSPEEAVDALRERAFETEPDGAAATGNADGTEWVIGYGYDESTWEPARYLTRGDLDPVADDRPVVAFREDMHVVSVNSAALDRFAAAIPDDCIRTTDGEPTGVLVEEGVDPINDAIEPGLDETRELVESALNAAAERGITTVHDMVRRSHAPRVYRELAAATELPTRVRINYWSDHLEALVEAGLPTNAGDEFVQVGAIKSFTDGSLGGRTAKLSTPYDDAPGETGQWVVDPDDLAELVADATGAGYQFTAHAIGDEAVDAVLDAYEIADATDGDERHRIEHVELASDEAIDRIADDNVIASVQPNFLKWAGDGGLYERRIGDRTSETNRYRDLLDAGARLAFGSDGMPMDPLVGLHWAVNAPAAAQRLSVTEALRAYTSGGAVAGFDEDRLGTIEVGKRADLVALADSPWDRPESIRDIDVDLTVVDGDVVYRDP